A section of the Streptomyces sp. V3I8 genome encodes:
- a CDS encoding aconitate hydratase — translation MSANSFDARSTLSVGDESYEIFRLDKVEGSARLPYSLKILLENLLRTEDGANITADHIRAVGGWDAQAQPSQEIQFTPARVIMQDFTGVPCVVDLATMREAVKELGGDADKINPLAPAELVIDHSVIADKFGTAEAFGQNVELEYGRNKERYQFLRWGQTAFDEFKVVPPGTGIVHQVNIEHLARTVMVRGGQAYPDTLVGTDSHTTMVNGLGVLGWGVGGIEAEAAMLGQPVSMLIPRVVGFKLTGELPAGTTATDLVLTITEMLRKHGVVGKFVEFYGEGVAATSLANRATIGNMSPEFGSTAAIFPIDDETLKYLRLTGRDAQQVALVEAYAKEQGLWLDPAAEPDFSEKLELDLSTVVPSIAGPKRPQDRIVLANAAEQFKSDVLNYVEAGVTGGDDRKPGVPAQEKPHGVASPVDEASAESFPASDAPAYGHDDNGSGAPQHSAVVAGAGPSNPVTVTAPDGSTYEIDHGAVTVAAITSCTNTSNPYVMVAAALVAKKAVEKGLTRKPWVKTTLAPGSKVVTDYFDKAGLTPYLDKVGFNLVGYGCTTCIGNSGPLPEEVSKAVNDNDLAVTSVLSGNRNFEGRINPDVKMNYLASPPLVVAYALAGSMKVDITKDALGTDQDGKPVFLEDIWPTEAEVNDVVANAIGEDMFNKSYQDVFAGDAQWQALSIPTGNTFEWDPQSTYVRKPPYFEGMTMETTPVSDITGARVLAKLGDSVTTDHISPAGAIKADTPAGKYLTEHGVERRDFNSYGSRRGNHEVMIRGTFANIRLRNQIAPGTEGGYTRDFTQPDAPVSFIYDASRNYIEQGTPLVVLAGKEYGSGSSRDWAAKGTALLGVKAVIAESYERIHRSNLIGMGVLPLQFPEGATAASLGLTGEETFSFTGVEELNDGTTPRTVKVTTDTGVEFDAVVRIDTPGEADYYRNGGIMQYVLRSLIRK, via the coding sequence GTGTCGGCGAACAGCTTCGACGCCCGTAGCACGCTCAGTGTGGGTGACGAGTCGTACGAGATCTTCCGGCTGGACAAGGTGGAAGGCTCGGCCCGCCTTCCGTACAGCCTCAAGATCCTGCTGGAGAACCTGCTCCGCACCGAGGACGGCGCGAACATCACCGCCGACCACATCCGTGCTGTCGGCGGATGGGACGCGCAGGCCCAGCCCAGCCAGGAGATCCAGTTCACGCCGGCCCGCGTGATCATGCAGGACTTCACGGGCGTGCCCTGTGTCGTGGACCTGGCCACCATGCGCGAGGCCGTCAAGGAGCTCGGCGGCGACGCGGACAAGATCAACCCGCTGGCCCCGGCCGAGCTGGTCATCGACCACTCCGTCATCGCGGACAAGTTCGGCACCGCCGAGGCCTTCGGCCAGAACGTCGAGCTGGAGTACGGCCGCAACAAGGAGCGCTACCAGTTCCTGCGCTGGGGCCAGACCGCGTTCGACGAGTTCAAGGTCGTCCCGCCGGGCACCGGCATCGTCCACCAGGTCAACATCGAGCACCTGGCCCGTACGGTCATGGTCCGGGGCGGACAGGCGTACCCCGACACCCTGGTCGGCACCGACTCCCACACCACCATGGTCAACGGCCTCGGTGTGCTCGGCTGGGGCGTCGGCGGCATCGAGGCCGAGGCCGCGATGCTCGGCCAGCCGGTCTCCATGCTGATCCCGCGTGTCGTCGGCTTCAAGCTGACCGGCGAGCTGCCGGCCGGCACCACCGCCACCGACCTCGTGCTCACGATCACCGAGATGCTCCGCAAGCACGGTGTCGTCGGCAAGTTCGTCGAGTTCTACGGCGAGGGCGTCGCCGCCACCTCCCTCGCGAACCGCGCGACCATCGGCAACATGTCGCCGGAGTTCGGTTCCACCGCTGCGATCTTCCCGATCGACGACGAGACCCTGAAGTACCTGCGCCTGACCGGCCGCGACGCGCAGCAGGTCGCGCTCGTCGAGGCGTACGCCAAGGAGCAGGGCCTCTGGCTCGACCCGGCCGCCGAGCCCGACTTCTCCGAGAAGCTCGAACTGGACCTCTCCACGGTCGTCCCCTCGATCGCCGGCCCGAAGCGCCCGCAGGACCGCATCGTCCTCGCGAACGCCGCCGAGCAGTTCAAGTCCGACGTCCTCAACTACGTCGAGGCCGGTGTCACCGGTGGCGACGACCGCAAGCCCGGCGTCCCCGCGCAGGAGAAGCCGCACGGCGTGGCCTCCCCGGTGGACGAGGCGAGCGCCGAGTCCTTCCCGGCCAGCGACGCCCCGGCCTACGGCCACGACGACAACGGCTCCGGCGCCCCGCAGCACTCCGCGGTCGTCGCCGGCGCGGGCCCGTCGAACCCGGTCACCGTGACCGCCCCCGACGGCTCGACGTACGAGATCGACCACGGCGCGGTGACGGTCGCGGCCATCACCTCCTGCACCAACACCTCGAACCCGTACGTCATGGTCGCCGCCGCGCTCGTCGCGAAGAAGGCCGTGGAGAAGGGCCTGACCCGCAAGCCGTGGGTCAAGACCACGCTCGCCCCGGGCTCCAAGGTCGTCACCGACTACTTCGACAAGGCGGGGCTCACCCCCTACCTCGACAAGGTCGGCTTCAACCTCGTCGGCTACGGCTGCACCACCTGCATCGGCAACTCCGGCCCGCTGCCGGAGGAGGTCTCCAAGGCGGTCAACGACAACGACCTCGCGGTCACCTCGGTCCTCTCCGGCAACCGCAACTTCGAGGGCCGGATCAACCCCGACGTCAAGATGAACTACCTGGCCTCCCCGCCGCTGGTCGTCGCGTACGCCCTCGCGGGGTCCATGAAGGTGGACATCACCAAGGACGCGCTCGGCACCGACCAGGACGGCAAGCCGGTCTTCCTCGAGGACATCTGGCCGACCGAGGCCGAGGTCAACGACGTCGTGGCGAACGCCATCGGCGAGGACATGTTCAACAAGTCCTACCAGGACGTCTTCGCGGGCGACGCCCAGTGGCAGGCGCTGTCGATCCCCACCGGCAACACCTTCGAGTGGGACCCGCAGTCCACCTACGTGCGCAAGCCCCCGTACTTCGAGGGCATGACGATGGAGACCACCCCGGTCTCCGACATCACCGGCGCGCGCGTACTGGCCAAGCTGGGCGACTCGGTCACCACCGACCACATCTCCCCGGCCGGCGCCATCAAGGCCGACACCCCGGCGGGCAAGTACCTCACCGAGCACGGTGTGGAGCGCCGTGACTTCAACAGCTACGGCTCGCGCCGCGGCAACCACGAGGTCATGATCCGCGGCACGTTCGCCAACATCCGCCTGCGCAACCAGATCGCGCCGGGCACCGAGGGCGGCTACACCCGCGACTTCACCCAGCCGGACGCGCCGGTGTCGTTCATCTACGACGCCTCGCGCAACTACATCGAGCAGGGCACCCCGCTGGTCGTCCTCGCGGGTAAGGAGTACGGCTCCGGCTCGTCCCGCGACTGGGCCGCCAAGGGCACCGCGCTCCTCGGCGTCAAGGCCGTCATCGCCGAGTCGTACGAGCGCATCCACCGCTCGAACCTCATCGGCATGGGCGTGCTGCCGCTCCAGTTCCCGGAGGGCGCCACGGCCGCCTCGCTCGGCCTGACCGGCGAGGAGACCTTCTCCTTCACCGGCGTCGAGGAGCTGAACGACGGCACCACCCCGCGCACGGTGAAGGTCACCACCGACACCGGCGTCGAGTTCGACGCGGTCGTCCGCATCGACACCCCCGGCGAGGCGGACTACTACCGCAACGGCGGCATCATGCAGTACGTACTGCGCAGCCTGATCCGCAAGTAG